A region of Stegostoma tigrinum isolate sSteTig4 chromosome 5, sSteTig4.hap1, whole genome shotgun sequence DNA encodes the following proteins:
- the jmjd4 gene encoding 2-oxoglutarate and iron-dependent oxygenase JMJD4 isoform X2, whose protein sequence is MDEETLKSALVFFQSDRPSYGEFRKGDFIVPVANCDVKEYNANPKQNIPLRDYLNYWREHRESGYSSPQGCLYMKDWHMHRVFPDHGVYSTPLFFQSDWLNEYWDSIQLDDYRFVYMGPKGSWTPFHADVIRSYSWSANICGRKKWLLFPPGEEEHLKDRSGNLAYDVQSTVLQDKDHYPKYSQCSQPIEVVQNVGEVIFVPSGWYHQVYNLEDTISINHNWLNGCSIDIMWQFLQQELKAVQEEIREWENHMEGWNQHCQLLLKSCTGINYHEFYSFLKIIARNRIAVLEATSGDSAAIHSTFPAELSTLGLCHSVFDLHRTEDVLTSMLTNENFGMLDSDLLDPRPEDLLDEIKEIKDAVLS, encoded by the exons ATGGACGAGGAAACATTGAAGAGTGCACTGGTATTCTTCCAGAGTGACAGGCCTTCATATGGAGAGTTTCGTAAAG GGGATTTTATTGTCCCTGTAGCCAACTGTGATGTGAAGGAATACAATGCAAATCCAAAGCAAAACATCCCACTTAGGGACTACCTCAATTACTGGAGAGAACACAGGGAGAGTGGCTATTCATCTCCACAGGGCTGCTTGTACATGAAAGACTGGCACATGCACAG GGTTTTTCCTGATCATGGCGTGTACAGTACTCCCCTCTTCTTCCAGTCTGACTGGCTGAATGAATACTGGGACTCTATTCAATTGGACGATTATCGTTTTGTTTACATGGGCCCCAAAGGATCATG GACACCATTTCATGCTGATGTAATCCGATCATACAGTTGGTCAGCCAACATCTGTGGGCGGAAGAAGTGGCTGCTGTTCCCACCTGGTGAAGAGGAACATTTGAAGGACCGCAGTGGTAACCTTGCTTATGATGTCCAGTCTACAGTTCTGCAGGACAAGGATCATTATCCAAAATACAGCCAGTGCAGTCAACCCATTGAAGTGGTGCAGAATGTTGGCGAGGTCATCTTTGTTCCAAGCGGATGGTACCATCAAGTTTACAATCTG GAGGACACCATCTCCATCAATCACAACTGGCTGAATGGCTGCAGCATAGACATCATGTGGCAATTCCTCCAGCAGGAGCTGAAGGCAGTCCAGGAAGAGATCAGAGAGTGGGAGAACCATATGGAGGGTTGGAATCAACATTGTCAG TTGCTGTTGAAATCGTGCACTGGAATCAACTACCATGAATTCTACAGCTTTCTGAAAATAATAGCGAGAAATAGAATAGCAGTATTAGAGGCTACGTCAGGAGATTCAGCAGCCATCCACAGTACATTTCCTGCAGAACTATCCACTCTCGGACTGTGTCACTCAGTGTTCGATTTACACCGGACTGAAGATGTACTGACTTCAATGCTTACAAATGAGAACTTCGGTATGCTAGACTCAGACTTGTTGGATCCTCGCCCAGAGGATCTGCTGGATGAGATTAAAGAAATAAAGGATGCTGTCTTGTCATAA
- the jmjd4 gene encoding 2-oxoglutarate and iron-dependent oxygenase JMJD4 isoform X1 — MDEETLKSALVFFQSDRPSYGEFRKGRKPDYLWKSDWSYCQFFRDFLLPNFPCILSPEFTEGWRSRQDWVKGDGKPDFEHLLKRFGDFIVPVANCDVKEYNANPKQNIPLRDYLNYWREHRESGYSSPQGCLYMKDWHMHRVFPDHGVYSTPLFFQSDWLNEYWDSIQLDDYRFVYMGPKGSWTPFHADVIRSYSWSANICGRKKWLLFPPGEEEHLKDRSGNLAYDVQSTVLQDKDHYPKYSQCSQPIEVVQNVGEVIFVPSGWYHQVYNLEDTISINHNWLNGCSIDIMWQFLQQELKAVQEEIREWENHMEGWNQHCQLLLKSCTGINYHEFYSFLKIIARNRIAVLEATSGDSAAIHSTFPAELSTLGLCHSVFDLHRTEDVLTSMLTNENFGMLDSDLLDPRPEDLLDEIKEIKDAVLS; from the exons ATGGACGAGGAAACATTGAAGAGTGCACTGGTATTCTTCCAGAGTGACAGGCCTTCATATGGAGAGTTTCGTAAAGGTCGAAAACCTGATTACTTATGGAAATCAGATTGGAGTTACTGTCAGTTTTTCAGGGATTTTCTGCTTCCCAATTTCCCATGCATACTGTCGCCCGAGTTTACGGAAGGCTGGAGGAGCAGGCAAGATTGGGTGAAAGGCGATGGCAAGCCTGACTTTGAGCACTTGCTGAAACGTTTTG GGGATTTTATTGTCCCTGTAGCCAACTGTGATGTGAAGGAATACAATGCAAATCCAAAGCAAAACATCCCACTTAGGGACTACCTCAATTACTGGAGAGAACACAGGGAGAGTGGCTATTCATCTCCACAGGGCTGCTTGTACATGAAAGACTGGCACATGCACAG GGTTTTTCCTGATCATGGCGTGTACAGTACTCCCCTCTTCTTCCAGTCTGACTGGCTGAATGAATACTGGGACTCTATTCAATTGGACGATTATCGTTTTGTTTACATGGGCCCCAAAGGATCATG GACACCATTTCATGCTGATGTAATCCGATCATACAGTTGGTCAGCCAACATCTGTGGGCGGAAGAAGTGGCTGCTGTTCCCACCTGGTGAAGAGGAACATTTGAAGGACCGCAGTGGTAACCTTGCTTATGATGTCCAGTCTACAGTTCTGCAGGACAAGGATCATTATCCAAAATACAGCCAGTGCAGTCAACCCATTGAAGTGGTGCAGAATGTTGGCGAGGTCATCTTTGTTCCAAGCGGATGGTACCATCAAGTTTACAATCTG GAGGACACCATCTCCATCAATCACAACTGGCTGAATGGCTGCAGCATAGACATCATGTGGCAATTCCTCCAGCAGGAGCTGAAGGCAGTCCAGGAAGAGATCAGAGAGTGGGAGAACCATATGGAGGGTTGGAATCAACATTGTCAG TTGCTGTTGAAATCGTGCACTGGAATCAACTACCATGAATTCTACAGCTTTCTGAAAATAATAGCGAGAAATAGAATAGCAGTATTAGAGGCTACGTCAGGAGATTCAGCAGCCATCCACAGTACATTTCCTGCAGAACTATCCACTCTCGGACTGTGTCACTCAGTGTTCGATTTACACCGGACTGAAGATGTACTGACTTCAATGCTTACAAATGAGAACTTCGGTATGCTAGACTCAGACTTGTTGGATCCTCGCCCAGAGGATCTGCTGGATGAGATTAAAGAAATAAAGGATGCTGTCTTGTCATAA
- the jmjd4 gene encoding 2-oxoglutarate and iron-dependent oxygenase JMJD4 isoform X3, which produces MSIDPRLSGDFIVPVANCDVKEYNANPKQNIPLRDYLNYWREHRESGYSSPQGCLYMKDWHMHRVFPDHGVYSTPLFFQSDWLNEYWDSIQLDDYRFVYMGPKGSWTPFHADVIRSYSWSANICGRKKWLLFPPGEEEHLKDRSGNLAYDVQSTVLQDKDHYPKYSQCSQPIEVVQNVGEVIFVPSGWYHQVYNLEDTISINHNWLNGCSIDIMWQFLQQELKAVQEEIREWENHMEGWNQHCQLLLKSCTGINYHEFYSFLKIIARNRIAVLEATSGDSAAIHSTFPAELSTLGLCHSVFDLHRTEDVLTSMLTNENFGMLDSDLLDPRPEDLLDEIKEIKDAVLS; this is translated from the exons ATGTCGATTGATCCACGTTTGTCAG GGGATTTTATTGTCCCTGTAGCCAACTGTGATGTGAAGGAATACAATGCAAATCCAAAGCAAAACATCCCACTTAGGGACTACCTCAATTACTGGAGAGAACACAGGGAGAGTGGCTATTCATCTCCACAGGGCTGCTTGTACATGAAAGACTGGCACATGCACAG GGTTTTTCCTGATCATGGCGTGTACAGTACTCCCCTCTTCTTCCAGTCTGACTGGCTGAATGAATACTGGGACTCTATTCAATTGGACGATTATCGTTTTGTTTACATGGGCCCCAAAGGATCATG GACACCATTTCATGCTGATGTAATCCGATCATACAGTTGGTCAGCCAACATCTGTGGGCGGAAGAAGTGGCTGCTGTTCCCACCTGGTGAAGAGGAACATTTGAAGGACCGCAGTGGTAACCTTGCTTATGATGTCCAGTCTACAGTTCTGCAGGACAAGGATCATTATCCAAAATACAGCCAGTGCAGTCAACCCATTGAAGTGGTGCAGAATGTTGGCGAGGTCATCTTTGTTCCAAGCGGATGGTACCATCAAGTTTACAATCTG GAGGACACCATCTCCATCAATCACAACTGGCTGAATGGCTGCAGCATAGACATCATGTGGCAATTCCTCCAGCAGGAGCTGAAGGCAGTCCAGGAAGAGATCAGAGAGTGGGAGAACCATATGGAGGGTTGGAATCAACATTGTCAG TTGCTGTTGAAATCGTGCACTGGAATCAACTACCATGAATTCTACAGCTTTCTGAAAATAATAGCGAGAAATAGAATAGCAGTATTAGAGGCTACGTCAGGAGATTCAGCAGCCATCCACAGTACATTTCCTGCAGAACTATCCACTCTCGGACTGTGTCACTCAGTGTTCGATTTACACCGGACTGAAGATGTACTGACTTCAATGCTTACAAATGAGAACTTCGGTATGCTAGACTCAGACTTGTTGGATCCTCGCCCAGAGGATCTGCTGGATGAGATTAAAGAAATAAAGGATGCTGTCTTGTCATAA